A genomic window from Engraulis encrasicolus isolate BLACKSEA-1 chromosome 14, IST_EnEncr_1.0, whole genome shotgun sequence includes:
- the gng8 gene encoding guanine nucleotide-binding protein G(I)/G(S)/G(O) subunit gamma-8, producing MSNNMAKIADARKTVEQLKLEVNIERMLVSKAAAELMAYCETHAKEDPLVAPVPSSENPFREKKIFCAII from the exons ATGTCCAACAACATGGCCAAGATAGCAGATGCCAGGAAAACAGTTGAACAACTCAAGCTGGAGGTTAACATTGAGAGGATGCTG GTGTCCAAGGCGGCTGCAGAGCTGATGGCGTACTGTGAGACCCATGCCAAAGAGGACCCCCTGGTCGCCCCTGTGCCCTCCTCCGAGAACCCCTTCAGAGAGAAGAAGATCTTCTGTGCCATcatctga